Within Dehalococcoidales bacterium, the genomic segment TCTACGGGACAGACGTCGATGCACAAATTGCATCCCGTGCATTTGTCCCTGCGTGTGGCAAAAAGTACGTAGTTGCCGTCGATCCTGGGGTCCATCTCCTCCAGCCGCTTCTCCTTGGACATGACACGCGTTACATGGAAGATGGCCTCGGGGCAAATCTGCAAGCACTTCTTACACAGAAAAGGAACAGTACACTTCTCCAGGTCAATCGTTATCTTGGGAAACTTTCTTCCCATTGGCAATGGATAGGTCATGTCCACACCTCCGCGACTGCCGGCACTTCCACGCGTGGTACCAGCCTGATTGCGTCTCGCGGGCAACCGGTCTGGCACAGGCCGCAGCCGTAGCACTTGAACACATCGATGTTAGCCTTCTCGGTGGTAACCTCAAACTTGAGTGCACCCCACTGGCACCGCTGGGCGCAGATGCCACAGCCGTTGCACTTGTCGTAGTCGACCATGGCCACGTAGTGGCCCTTGAGACTGCCAATGCCGAAATCAACGGCATTCCTCAGCGCACCACAGTCCGGGTAATCACACTGGCAGAAACCGCCAATGAACGGTGCGCCAAAGAGCATCAGGATATGGACGAAGCCCCTGCGGTCCATCTCGTGGTTCCACTCTATGGCCTCGTCGACGTTGA encodes:
- a CDS encoding 4Fe-4S dicluster domain-containing protein, with the translated sequence MTYPLPMGRKFPKITIDLEKCTVPFLCKKCLQICPEAIFHVTRVMSKEKRLEEMDPRIDGNYVLFATRRDKCTGCNLCIDVCPV